A single region of the Labeo rohita strain BAU-BD-2019 chromosome 3, IGBB_LRoh.1.0, whole genome shotgun sequence genome encodes:
- the asf1ba gene encoding histone chaperone asf1b-A produces MAKVQVLNVAVLDNPSRFGNPFQFEITFECMEDLPEDLEWKIIYVGSAESEEYDQTLDSVLVGPVPAGRHMFVFQADAPNPALIPESDAVGVTVVLITCTYRGQEFIRIGYYVNNEYTDAELRENPPLKPDYGQLQRNILASNPRVTRFHINWEGCAEKMEDSENVDPAPNAMLPPSCTPGKAPPLGLVPDNSMDCL; encoded by the exons ATGGCAAAAGTACAAGTGCTAAATGTAGCCGTCCTAGACAACCCGAGTCGATTTGGAAACCCGTTTCAGTTCGAAATAACGTTTGAGTGCATGGAGGATCTTCCCGAGG ATCTTGAATGGAAGATTATTTACGTGGGCTCAGCAGAAAGTGAGGAGTATGATCAGACTCTTGACTCTGTCCTGGTTGGTCCAGTTCCTGCAGGCCGACatatgtttgtgtttcag GCGGACGCTCCAAACCCTGCCCTAATACCTGAGAGTGATGCTGTGGGTGTCACTGTTGTTCTGATTACATGCACATACAGAGGACAGGAGTTTATACGCATCGGCTACTATGTGAACAACGAGTACACAGACGCTGAGCTTCGTGAGAACCCGCCCCTCAAACCTGACTATGGACAG CTCCAGAGGAACATTCTGGCTTCCAACCCACGTGTAACCAGATTTCACATCAACTGGGAGGGATGTGCTGAGAAAATGGAGGATTCAGAGAACGTGGACCCCGCACCCAACGCCATGCTGCCCCCGTCCTGCACTCCGGGAAAAGCACCTCCACTCGGACTGGTGCCAGACAACTCCATGGACTGTTTGTAG
- the crb3a gene encoding protein crumbs homolog 3a yields the protein MRVGVQIDSIPEMIRQVGLLAGSFLLLLLRNVSAQEEPTTMSSNTTATTSSPQGPNIVAIVVPTVVLGVLAILTAVLVFLFCVVKKKRQTEGTYRPSAEEQSGTRSVETPDALKLPKEERLI from the exons ATGAGGGTAGGGGTGCAGATTGACTCCATCCCGGAGATGATACGGCAGGTTGGGCTATTGGCAGGGAGTTTTCTGCTGCTGCTTCTCAGGAATGTTTCGGCCCAGG AGGAACCGACCACAATGTCCAGTAACACTACAGCTACAACTTCCAGCCCTCAG GGCCCTAATATTGTGGCCATTGTGGTACCAACTGTGGTCCTGGGAGTACTGGCTATTTTAACAGCGGTTCTGGTATTTCTGTTCTGCGTGGTAAAGaagaagagacagacagaggggACGTATCGACCCAGCGCAGAGGAGCAGTCAGGAACACGTAGTGTAGAAACGCCTGACGCTCTCAAACTACCCAAAGAGGAGAGACTGATTTGA